The Oryza glaberrima chromosome 9, OglaRS2, whole genome shotgun sequence genome includes a window with the following:
- the LOC127785195 gene encoding probable inactive beta-glucosidase 33 isoform X3, protein MATGELALVSSLFIVVVFLLLGAVAREASALTRHDFPEGFVFGAGSSAFQVEGAAAEDGRKPSIWDTFIHQGYMPDGSNADVSADQYHHYKEDVKLMYDMGLDAYRFSIAWPRLIPDGRGEINPKGLEYYNNLIDELIMHGIQPHVTIYHFDLPQALQDEYGGILSPRFIEDYSAYAEVCFKNFGDRVKHWATFNQPNIEPIGGFDAGDRPPRRCSYPFGTNCTGGDSSTEPYIVAHHLLLAHASAVSIYRQKYQAIQGGQIGITLMVRWHEPYTDKTADAAAAFRMNEFHIGWFLHPLVHGDYPPVMRSRVGVRLPSITASDSEKIRGSFDFIGINHYYVIFVQSIDANEQKLRDYYIDAGVQGEDDKENIQCHSWSLGKVLNHLKLEYGNPPVMIHENGYSDSPDIFGKINYNDDFRSKFLQGYLEALYLSVRNGSNTRGYFVWSMFDTFEFLYGYRLRFGLCGVDFTAAARTRYLKNSARWYSGFLRGGELRPEKPYATL, encoded by the exons ATGGCGACCGGAGAGCTCGCTCTCGTGTCCTCGCTGTTCATCGTCGTCGTGTTCCTCTTGCTTGGTGCGGTGGCGAGAGAGGCTTCTGCGCTCACCCGGCATGACTTCCCCGAGGGCTTCGTCTTCGGCGCAGGCTCCTCCGCTTTCcag GTGGAAGGGGCAGCTGCAGAGGATGGGAGGAAGCCCAGCATTTGGGACACCTTCATCCATCAAG GGTACATGCCTGACGGCTCCAATGCAGATGTCTCAGCAGATCAGTATCACCATTACAAG GAGGATGTAAAGCTTATGTATGACATGGGGCTGGATGCGTACAGATTTTCCATTGCTTGGCCTCGTCTTATTCCGG ATGGAAGAGGAGAGATCAACCCCAAGGGCTTGGAGTACTACAACAATCTGATAGACGAATTGATAATGCATG GAATACAACCTCATGTCACCATCTACCATTTTGATCTCCCTCAGGCCCTTCAGGATGAGTATGGTGGAATACTCAGCCCCAGATTCAT AGAAGATTACTCGGCTTATGCCGAGGTGTGCTTCAAGAACTTCGGTGACAGGGTGAAGCACTGGGCCACCTTTAACCAGCCGAACATCGAGCCCATCGGCGgcttcgacgccggcgaccggccgccgcggcggtgctcCTACCCCTTCGGCACCAACTGCACCGGCGGCGACTCCTCGACGGAGCCGTACATCGTGGCTCACCACCTGCTGCTCGCTCATGCCTCGGCAGTGTCCATCTACAGACAGAAATACCAG GCAATTCAAGGAGGCCAGATAGGGATCACTCTCATGGTTCGGTGGCATGAGCCATACACCGACAAAACAGCCGATGCAGCTGCTGCCTTTAGGATGAATGAATTCCATATTGGATG GTTTTTGCATCCTTTGGTGCACGGAGACTACCCTCCGGTGATGAGGAGTCGCGTGGGCGTTCGGTTGCCATCCATAACGGCGTCAGATTCAGAGAAAATACGCGGATCGTTCGACTTCATCGGCATCAACCATTACTACGTTATCTTTGTGCAATCCATCGACGCGAATGAGCAGAAACTACGGGACTACTACATCGACGCAGGTGTTCAAG GAGAAGACGACAAG GAGAACATTCAGTGTCATTCTTGGTCTCTTGGCAAGGTGCTGAATCACCTGAAACTCGAGTATGGCAACCCCCCGGTCATGATCCACGAAAATG GTTATTCAGATTCACCGGATATCTTCGGAAAGATCAACTACAACGATGACTTCAGATCGAAGTTCTTGCAGGGCTACCTGGAAGCTCTGTACTTGTCCGTACG GAACGGATCGAACACGCGGGGATACTTCGTGTGGTCGATGTTCGACACGTTCGAGTTCCTCTACGGCTACCGCTTGCGGTTTGGCCTGTGCGGCGTCGACTtcaccgccgcggcgaggacgaggtACCTCAAGAACTCGGCGCGATGGTACTCCGGcttcctccgcggcggcgagctccggccggAGAAACCCTACGCCACACTGTGA
- the LOC127785197 gene encoding uncharacterized protein LOC127785197: MSNRSKFWRLAALVPEVQCPDQPISPRQKFKYTAIVLFIFVTASQVLLYGIQHQPRTIEPDPLHWLHLILASSRSTLLSHGIVAILVPEVLVKIWVYLKIITLDTSAPETGVLMNRAQRLLGILVAILGAVNFYVRSQHFTVNTVLIMLQILCSDIIVIYLDDVLRKGYGLLSGISLFTATNICVNILWKAFSPMSVVYPEQSPEFEGAVIAWVHLLMTRTDKLSAMSKAFYRQNLPNIINFLATCLFVPLAIFFQGFYIVLPVRTRRNFQAYCHIKLSHFLYGPVVLHRLLLPLPYVASKVLYKKYSGNTLVNLLGKWDGLNHFGQSIPVGGIVYYLTTPPILADLHRDPFHAFIYVAFVLISCVFISMGLMVCASSKGVFNGFVVLNMQEERRLRLAQPDSIHANEIRRHVMRAACVGGFCAGVLIIFADLIGVFCSGTGIMLAVTASYPYVDGRASEVGSFGF, encoded by the exons ATGTCAAATAGGTCAAAGTTCTGGAGATTAGCAGCGCTAGTCCCTGAAGTGCAGTGTCCTGACCAGCCCATCTCTCCCCGTCAAAAATTTAAATACACGGCCATTGTACTTTTCATCTTTGTGACTGCCAGCCAAGTTCTATTGTATGGGATCCAACACCAACCTCGAACCATTGAGCCTGATCCATTACATTGGCTGCATCTGATTCTGGCGTCAAGCCGTAGTACTCTCTTGTCGCACGGGATCGTCGCTATTCTAGTACCTGAGGTTCTGGTGAAGATCTGGGTGTACCTAAAGATCATAACTCTCGATACCAGTGCACCTGAAACTGGTGTTCTTAT GAATAGAGCACAAAGGTTGCTGGGGATATTGGTTGCCATTCTGGGAGCTGTTAATTTCTATGTGCGAAGCCAACATTTCACTGTCAATACGGTTCTAATAATGCTTCAGATTCTTTGCTCTGATATCATTGTCATTTATCTTGATGATGTCCTAAGAAAAGGATATGGATTGTTATCTGGTATATCCTTGTTCACTGCCACCAACATCTG TGTAAATATTCTGTGGAAGGCCTTCAGCCCCATGTCCGTCGTGTATCCTGAACAAAGCCCTGAATTTGAGGGAGCTGTTATTGCCTGGGTTCATCTTCTGATGACTAGAACGGATAAATTGTCTGCAATGTCTAAAGCCTTTTACCGTCAAAACCTCCCGAATATTATCAATTTTCTAGCCACTTGCTTGTTTGTTCCACTTGCCATATTCTTCCAAGGCTTCTATATTGTACTGCCTGTCAGGACACGGCGTAATTTTCAAGCCTACTGCCACATCAAGCTCTCACATTTCTTGTATGGGCCTGTTGTCTTGCACCGTTTACTGCTCCCACTTCCTTATGTTGCCTCAAAG GTGCTGTACAAGAAATACAGTGGAAACACACTAGTGAATTTGCTTGGCAAGTGGGATGGATTGAACCATTTTGGACAGTCTATCCCTGTTGGAGGGATAGTGTACTACCTAACAACGCCCCCTAT CTTGGCTGATTTGCACAGGGACCCGTTCCATGCATTTATATATGTCGCATTCGTGCTTATTTCATGTGTGTTTATCTCAATGGGTCTTATGGTCTGTGCATCTTCAAAAGGAGTTTTCAACGGGTTTGTTGTGTTAAAT ATGCAGGAGGAACGAAGACTGAGGCTTGCCCAGCCCGACTCAATACATGCGAACGAAATTCGGCGTCATGTCATGAGGGCAGCTTGTGTTGGTGGTTTCTGTGCCGGTGTACTAATAATTTTCGCAGATCTCATTGGGGTGTTTTGTTCTGGGACTGGAATTATGCTTGCTGTGACTGCTTCATATCCTTATGTTGATGGCAGAGCTAGTGAGGTCGGGTCCTTTGGCTTCTGA
- the LOC127783822 gene encoding uncharacterized protein LOC127783822, translating into MGDDHDDGRAFPCSPETTPRRGRPRPPPPPPPRPTFAAASARRGCHSSQTVPVEAAATAAAAQREESIPSRPPGRDLFLRRDTQLRMQPGRARSVYPALARRRRRRRSAMVRWHYLLPLAILLCLPIPSETYTFLGGVPEAARELEAHGRFNQLVTQMQVDIAARDAAGFVEVDHGAGAGSGILRWAVGSVFAVFWVALIIGLVGGEKDPVPAVRAVTRSPHDITHLGLYIWWRSSPASYWCMSVGEQHSVSWNTDPAR; encoded by the exons ATGGGTgacgaccacgacgacggcCGCGCCTTCCCCTGCTCGCCCGAGACCACCCCACGTCGAGGCCGCCcgcgaccgccaccgccaccgccaccgcgtccgaccttcgccgccgcctccgctcgccggggGTGTCATTCTTCCCAG ACCGTCCccgtcgaggccgccgccaccgccgccgccgcccagcggGAGGAGTCGATTCCTTCCAG gCCTCCGGGACGCGATCTTTTCCTGCGCCGAGACACACAGCTCCGGATGCAGCCTGGCCGAGCGCGATCCGTGTACCCTgcactcgcccgccgccgccgccgccgccgctcagcgATGGTTCGATGGCATTATCTTCTTCCGCTAGCCATCCTGCTGTGTCTCCCCATTCCATCTG AGACTTATACGTTCCTTGGGGGAGTCCCCGAGGCCGCTAGAGAGCTAGAGGCGCATGGTCGCTTCAATCAGCTCGTCACGCAGATGCAGGTGGATATTGCTGCACGCGACGCCGCCGGATTCGTAGAGGTGGatcacggcgccggcgccggatctgGTATACTCAGATGGGCCGTCGGCAGCGTATTCGCCGTGTTCTGGGTGGCCCTTATCATCGGCCTCGTTGGGG GTGAGAAGGATCCAGTTCCAGCCGTACGAGCAGTGACTCGGTCTCCGCATGATATTACCCATCTGGGCCTATATATCTGGTGGCGCTCCTCGCCTGCATCGTACTGGTGTATGTCTGTTGGAGAGCAGCACTCCGTCAGTTGGAATACTGACCCCGCTAGATGA
- the LOC127785198 gene encoding uncharacterized protein LOC127785198, protein MKMLMLFRCFDFYSIDRKFCNGTNLNTLYQYHWSMRLSTGSWHSWYPVKHTEIKVVSIENSEVLADGSKGVVKVRGPQVMKGYYKDHFFQFTDAKMMGCSFQISPILIVDESFTVDNGLLTSTLKIRRDKFRSANETVDHLFVSCPLARFACNVIASAFGLEKINSIQHLLEAWLNEFDKKKKQLVAVGIAATLGRWKAKEVYNVGSTLRLAKAGCKRDYIIPSMAGTLIEDGWSLWAYILPFMPGALHVSRTCNLIGCVISILHPGKGNADEVDGIRSEDVACLICQELLFDPSVLNCGHVYCMPCLTSVGGEELECQFCGAPHPAEPTVCSNLKNFLKHRFEELYNSRQEKSSGVPSRKEGTRKGKPSEILHTHVGVGCDGCGVFPIQGRRYSCKECEAPGLDLCEKCFMTGSTAEGRFDQKHTADHDMELDDSFLFPNLVDYMDDLYIDMT, encoded by the exons ATGAAGATGCTGATGTTGTTCAGGTGTTTTGACTTCTACTCTATTGATAGGAAGTTTTGCAACGGTACCAACCTCAATACACTGTATCAGTACCACTGGTCTATGAGACTCTCTACAG GTTCTTGGCACAGTTGGTACCCAGTAAAGCACACGGAAATCAAGGTAGTGAGCATAGAGAATAGTGAGGTTCTCGCAGATGGTTCAAAGGGGGTTGTGAAAGTCAGAGGACCTCAAGTGATGAAGGGATATTACAAGGATCATTTTTTCCAGTTTACTGATGCCAA GATGATGGGTTGCTCCTTCCAAATCAGCCCTATTCTAATTGTTGACGAATCATTTACG GTGGATAATGGTTTGCTAACATCCACTTTGAAAATAAGGAGGGACAAG TTTCGCTCAGCAAATGAAACAGTAGATCACTTGTTTGTGTCTTGTCCACTGGCTAGATTTGCTTGCAATGTGATTGCAAGTGCTTTTGGACTTGAAAAGATCAATAGCATTCAACACTTGTTGGAAGCTTGGTTAAATGAATTTgacaaaaagaagaaacaactaGTTGCAGTGGGGATTGCAGCCACACT AGGTCGGTGGAAGGCCAAAGAAGTCTACAATGTGGGTTCGACACTTCGACTTGCTAAAGCAGGTTGCAAAAGAGATTATATAATTCCAAGTATGGCTGGAACTTTGATAGAAGACGGCTGGAG CTTGTGGGCATATATTCTGCCGTTTATGCCTGGCGCATTACATG TCTCGAGGACCTGCAATCTTATTGGTTGCGTGATTTCAATCCTGCACCCTGGTAAGGGAAATGCAGATGAAG TTGACGGGATCAGATCGGAAGATGTGGCTTGTCTCATTTGCCAGGAACTTTTGTTTGACCCATCGGTCCTGAATTGTGGCCATG TTTACTGCATGCCATGTTTAACATCTGTGGGTGGAGAGGAACTTGAATGCCAATTTTGTGGAGCTCCACATCCCGCTGAACCTACAGTATGCTCAAATCTGAAGAACTTTCTGAAACATCGCTTCGAAGAACTGTATAACTCAAGGCAAGAGAAAAGTTCAGGTGTTCCAAGCAGGAAGGAAGGCACTCGCAAAGGGAAACCTTCAGAGATATTGCATACCCACGTTGGGGTGGGCTGTGATGGTTGCGGG GTCTTCCCAATCCAAGGGAGAAGATACTCATGCAAGGAGTGTGAGGCACCAGGTTTAGATCTGTGCGAGAAATGCTTCATGACAGGATCTACTGCAGAGGGACGCTTTGATCAGAAGCATACTGCAGATCATGACATGGAACTGGATGACTCATTCCTTTTCCCCAACTTAGTGGATTACATGGATGACCTATATATCGATATGACTTGA